In the genome of Photobacterium sp. TLY01, one region contains:
- the folE gene encoding GTP cyclohydrolase I FolE: protein MTTLSESALKVRQALEDRGLETPMTTELVGNAEKKERIEFHMREILGLLSLDLTDDSLMDTPKRIAKMYVDEIFSGLDYANFPKITVIDNKMNCDEMVRVKDITLTSTCEHHLVTIDGKATVAYIPRGKIIGLSKINRIVRFFAQRPQVQERMTQQILVALQTLLESDDVAVRIDATHYCVKARGVMDQTSETTTTALGGIFKRIPATRAEFLHGLR from the coding sequence ATGACAACATTAAGCGAATCAGCATTGAAAGTCCGCCAGGCGTTAGAAGATCGCGGACTGGAAACCCCGATGACAACCGAATTGGTTGGCAATGCCGAGAAGAAAGAACGTATTGAATTCCACATGCGTGAAATTCTGGGATTATTATCTCTGGATCTCACCGATGATAGCTTGATGGATACTCCAAAACGTATCGCTAAGATGTATGTAGATGAAATTTTCTCTGGTCTCGATTACGCCAATTTTCCGAAAATCACTGTCATTGATAACAAAATGAACTGTGACGAAATGGTGCGGGTAAAAGACATCACTCTTACCAGCACTTGTGAACATCACCTTGTGACTATTGATGGTAAAGCTACGGTAGCTTATATTCCGCGCGGTAAAATCATCGGTCTGTCCAAGATCAACCGTATTGTACGTTTCTTTGCTCAGCGTCCGCAGGTGCAGGAACGTATGACGCAACAAATTTTAGTGGCGCTACAAACCTTGTTGGAAAGTGATGATGTCGCGGTGAGAATTGATGCGACGCACTACTGCGTGAAAGCTCGCGGTGTGATGGATCAAACCAGTGAGACGACAACGACCGCACTCGGCGGCATTTTTAAACGCATACCTGCGACCCGGGCAGAGTTTCTTCACGGACTGCGTTAA
- the moeA gene encoding molybdopterin molybdotransferase MoeA, translated as MDSCDAPGLMPVDTAIEKMLSVVKPISKTNRLPLAETLGLVLAEDVISPINVPPFANSAMDGYALQRADLDKTDTLTLAGQSFAGTPFDGTCQSGQCIRIMTGAELPAGTDTVIMQEEIEAIGDQIRFLVKPKAGDNVRPIGDDIKLGEVVVAKGHRLSARELPLIASLGIARLPVFERPKVAFFSTGDELRPLGEPLAAGQIYDSNRYGIRALLDKFGCEVLDLGIIPDDPAQLDAAFAKATSTADMLITSGGVSVGEADYTKDILTQQGEVGFWKIAMKPGKPFAFGKVNECWFCGLPGNPVSAMLTLYQIVQPVLAQLAGQSQYQAPQRLPAIASTVFKKRPGRTDFQRGIYQVNSKGQIEVATTGNQGSGAFSSMHQANCLVILEQERDKVQPGETVTIEPFNASMY; from the coding sequence ATGGACTCGTGTGATGCGCCGGGCTTGATGCCAGTAGACACTGCTATCGAGAAAATGCTGTCAGTGGTCAAACCCATCAGCAAAACCAATAGATTACCTTTGGCAGAAACACTCGGGCTGGTGCTGGCAGAGGATGTCATCTCACCGATTAACGTCCCGCCCTTTGCCAATTCCGCCATGGATGGCTACGCCCTTCAGCGTGCTGATTTAGACAAAACAGACACCCTGACTTTGGCGGGTCAGTCGTTTGCCGGTACTCCTTTCGACGGTACATGCCAATCAGGCCAGTGCATTCGTATTATGACCGGCGCTGAGCTTCCTGCTGGAACGGATACCGTGATCATGCAGGAAGAGATTGAAGCTATCGGTGACCAAATCCGCTTTCTGGTGAAACCCAAAGCCGGAGATAATGTCCGCCCGATTGGCGATGACATCAAACTCGGCGAGGTTGTCGTTGCCAAAGGTCACAGGCTGTCAGCACGAGAGCTCCCGCTGATCGCTTCACTGGGCATTGCCCGCTTACCTGTTTTCGAGCGCCCCAAAGTCGCTTTTTTCTCGACCGGAGATGAGCTGCGCCCGCTCGGCGAGCCGCTGGCCGCTGGTCAGATTTACGACAGTAACCGCTACGGGATTCGGGCGCTGCTAGACAAGTTCGGCTGCGAGGTACTGGATCTGGGTATTATCCCTGACGATCCTGCTCAGCTGGATGCGGCATTTGCAAAAGCCACCAGCACAGCTGATATGTTGATCACGTCAGGTGGTGTCAGTGTCGGGGAAGCCGATTACACAAAAGATATCCTGACCCAGCAAGGCGAAGTTGGTTTCTGGAAGATTGCCATGAAACCGGGTAAACCTTTTGCCTTCGGCAAGGTCAACGAGTGCTGGTTTTGCGGCCTGCCGGGCAACCCGGTTTCAGCCATGCTCACCCTGTATCAGATTGTTCAGCCTGTGCTTGCACAGTTAGCGGGCCAGAGTCAGTATCAGGCTCCCCAGCGCTTACCGGCCATTGCCAGCACCGTATTTAAAAAGCGCCCTGGACGCACTGACTTCCAGCGCGGTATTTATCAGGTGAACAGCAAAGGACAGATTGAAGTTGCCACTACAGGTAATCAGGGGTCAGGCGCATTCAGCTCCATGCATCAGGCCAACTGCCTGGTCATTCTGGAACAAGAGCGGGATAAAGTGCAGCCGGGTGAAACCGTCACGATTGAACCCTTTAATGCCAGTATGTATTAA
- a CDS encoding murein L,D-transpeptidase, with product MLNVKSGKVTRQAMDVAVFGLVKGTAALFAAVLMSAQSLAAEEGVIRLVPAQSSIVSATLTVPQLGRHGLESVSILSSRQLCPSQTDQLCFPTALQNLYASHDFMPLWRDPALLDELLLQITALAETRRVPGLLQRVQELQQLSQRNDQRGLDLLATDTLLVYQSTVNQMLNDPSSLYRPASFTLDAQHLASAPVLTVPLTITSLQRLRPTDKHFDALVAEMHMLEQAQPHGVYLSGRPAIKFGAEIPNGDKLARMLNTYGDLSDQNYANVMKTDQATGESVAKRFTNTGVLHQAIRQFQQRHGLTDDGVIGPETAQNMARSYEQVAQLLALNLQRNRVLQRHGQGEVLQVNIPEFMLRIMDDENVVFESKVIVGRSSRPTYLFSSAINHMVVNPTWNVPETIKEEDVIPSMRRSPDYLARHNMRMVSRWSDDQSIDPAQIDWSTVSASNFPYEFQQRPGPDNALGQVKFMMPNDFSIYLHDTPAKRLFNKSKRNFSSGCVRVEKAHDLAYYLLERQRAGQSATYDNLLRKRNPATINLRKTLAVDFIYRTAWLDEQGKLQVRDDIYGYDDDSTVPQEHDYIAMMNYR from the coding sequence ATGCTCAACGTCAAAAGCGGCAAAGTGACACGACAGGCAATGGATGTTGCGGTCTTTGGTTTAGTGAAAGGAACAGCCGCACTGTTTGCGGCAGTCTTGATGTCCGCACAGTCGCTGGCGGCAGAAGAGGGCGTGATCAGGCTGGTTCCAGCTCAGAGTTCGATTGTGTCTGCTACGCTGACTGTCCCACAACTCGGCAGGCATGGGCTGGAATCTGTTTCCATTCTGAGTTCTCGCCAGCTTTGTCCGAGCCAGACTGACCAGTTGTGTTTTCCAACGGCGTTGCAAAACCTCTACGCCAGTCATGATTTTATGCCCCTTTGGCGTGATCCCGCGCTGTTAGATGAACTACTGCTGCAGATAACAGCACTGGCTGAAACCCGCAGGGTGCCGGGGTTACTGCAGCGAGTTCAGGAGCTGCAACAACTATCGCAGCGTAATGATCAACGCGGTCTGGATCTTCTGGCGACAGATACCCTTTTGGTCTATCAGTCCACTGTCAATCAGATGCTCAATGATCCGAGTTCGCTTTATCGGCCTGCCAGTTTTACTCTGGATGCACAACATCTTGCTTCAGCTCCTGTGCTCACTGTGCCGCTGACGATAACTTCCCTGCAACGACTGCGTCCGACAGATAAGCACTTTGACGCACTGGTTGCTGAAATGCATATGCTTGAACAGGCCCAGCCGCATGGTGTGTATCTGTCGGGGCGTCCGGCCATTAAATTTGGCGCTGAGATACCTAACGGTGACAAGCTTGCGCGTATGCTCAATACCTATGGTGATTTGTCTGATCAGAATTATGCCAATGTCATGAAGACGGATCAGGCAACAGGTGAGTCTGTCGCAAAACGATTCACCAATACCGGTGTACTTCATCAGGCCATCCGCCAGTTCCAGCAGCGACATGGCCTGACAGATGATGGCGTCATTGGTCCTGAAACCGCGCAGAATATGGCGCGTTCTTACGAACAGGTTGCTCAGCTTCTGGCACTGAATCTTCAGCGCAACCGTGTCCTGCAGAGGCATGGGCAGGGTGAGGTGCTTCAGGTGAATATTCCGGAATTCATGCTGCGAATTATGGATGATGAAAATGTGGTATTTGAATCCAAAGTGATTGTGGGCAGAAGCAGCCGGCCAACCTATTTATTCTCTTCTGCGATTAATCATATGGTGGTCAATCCAACCTGGAATGTCCCTGAAACCATCAAGGAAGAAGATGTTATCCCCAGTATGAGGCGATCGCCGGATTATCTGGCACGGCATAACATGCGGATGGTATCGAGATGGAGTGATGATCAGTCTATTGATCCTGCGCAGATTGACTGGAGTACGGTGTCAGCCAGCAATTTTCCTTACGAATTTCAGCAAAGGCCGGGCCCGGATAATGCGCTGGGTCAGGTGAAATTCATGATGCCCAATGATTTTTCAATTTATCTGCACGATACGCCGGCTAAGCGTCTGTTTAACAAAAGTAAAAGGAATTTCAGCTCGGGCTGCGTCAGGGTGGAGAAGGCGCACGATTTAGCCTATTACCTGCTGGAGCGGCAGCGGGCCGGGCAAAGTGCAACCTATGATAATTTATTGAGAAAACGTAACCCGGCGACAATCAATCTGCGCAAAACACTGGCAGTGGATTTTATTTACCGGACCGCCTGGCTTGATGAACAAGGTAAATTGCAGGTCCGTGATGATATTTATGGCTACGATGATGATTCCACCGTCCCGCAAGAACATGACTACATTGCCATGATGAACTATC